The following DNA comes from Terriglobia bacterium.
ATCATCCTCCGTCGGCCCGAGGCCCCCGCAGAGCACAATCAGCCGTGAGCGCTGCAGTGCAACCCGCAGCAGCTTCTCGATATCCTCCGTGTTATCGCCCACGACCGTCTTCAGCCGCACTTCGAGGCCGGCTTCGTTCAGCTTTTCTGTCAGATAAAGAGAGTTGGTGTCCAGGCGGTCGGGGCTGAGAAGTTCGGATCCGATCGCGATGATTTCCGCTTTCATGGCATGCCCCGAGAAGCCGTCGTTCATCCGTGCAGGAGCCGGTTGGCAAGGTGGAGTACGATATTGGCATACACACCGGCCAGCAGGTCGTCGGCCATGATGCCCACGCCGTTCTTCAGCGGCTCGAGCCTGCGGATGGGGTATGGTTTCCAGATATCAAACAGGCGAAAGAGAAATGTCCCGGCGACGAGATTAAAAAAACTGATCGGCAGAAACAACAGAGCTGTGAGCTGACCCGCGACCTCGTCGATTACCACCACATGTGGGTCCTCCTGACCCAAGCTGCGGCTGGTGCGGGCGGAGGTGATTATGCCGGCGGCTGTAATCAAGCAGATTACGCTCAGGTGCAGCTCCGGCAGAATCCGGAAATAGATCCGATAGATCAGGTAGTAGGCTAGAGTGGTAGCCAGAGAGGCATAGGTTCCGGGAGCGCCGGGGATCATTCCGATGTAACAGCCGGTGGCCAGGAAGAGAGAGATGCGTTCCCTCATGAATCTCCAGATTCTTTAGGTGGATCCGCCGGCTTGTCTTCCTCTTGATCTTTCACTGTCGGGATGCTGTAAGAACCCGACAGCCAGTTTCCCAGATCCAAGAGCTTGCAGCGCTCGCTGCAGAATGGCCGGAAAGGATTGTCTTCGAGCCGGGTTTCCTTCCCGCACTTGGGACACTTTATCTTCATAAGACACTGATTAACCCGAATTATTCGTGAAGCAGAACCGAACGCCGGTGAAAGGCAACAAAACTGGACGCGGAAAAGCGCTGGCAGGAGCTCTTGCCGTCCTGCTTGCCCGGAACGGGCTGTCGAGCGCTCCAGAGTGTTCGCCCGGGACCAACTCCTCTGGGCGTACGAGCGTTCGACAGCCCGTTCCGGGCAAGCACGACCAGCGCGAAGCGCTGGCGCCTGCGGCGCGGCAAAAACTCCTGCACGCCGACCAAGACCGAACCGTCAGCGTCTGTCAGCGTTTTTTCGCGTCCAAAAGTTTCTCTTGATCGCATATTCATGAATAATCCGGGTTAAGTTATACAGAACGACATAAATTCTGCCGTATGCCGGGCAGCTGTATGTTGTCTGAATTCCGTGAGGCACGCATAAGAACCGGGAAGCGACTCTTCGTGCACGCCAGTGTGATTTTGTGGTCATTCAGGCCCGAAGAACGACATAAATTCTGCCGCATGCCGGGCAGTCGTATGTTGTCTGAATTCCGTGAGGCACGCATAAGAACCGGGAGGCGACTCTTCGTGCCCGCCAGTGTGATTTTATGGTCATTCGGGCCCGAAGAACGACATAAATTCTGCCGCATGCCGGGCAGTCGTATGTTGTCTGAATTCCGTGAGGCACGCATAAGAACGGGGAAGCGACTCTTCGTGCCCGCCAGTGTGATTTTGTGGCCATTCAGGCCCGAAGGGCCGGCAATGAATAGGCCCGGCCGTAAGGCCGGGATAAAGATAGCAGAGAGACGGAGCGCCGAAGGCGCGGCACCTGAAAACTCAATAGTGCCGCGCCCTCGGCGCTCGATTTTCATCCGGAATGGAATCCCGGCCTTACGGCCGGGCCTACGAACTGTCGGCCCTTCGGGCCTCAAAACCATTGTTTCAAGACACACCCATAACTTGTCGCACGCCCGAAATGATCTTTCGCTCGAGGCATTATTTATAACGCTCTGTATAAAATGAATGGGGGCGTGAATGCTCACGTCCTGCTCCTCGTTCCGGGCCCGGGTTCGCATTTGATTATCGCACCAGGGTGCCGAGAAGATCATGCTCCAGTGCCTGCGTGATCCGAATGACCCGGAATTCTCCGGCATTCACCTCTCCGACTTCCGAGTCGTTGATGAGGCAGACGCCGTCGATCTCGGGGGCCTGGGATTCGAGGCGACCCTGGAGCAGGAGTTCGCTTTCCTGCGACGGCCCTTCCACCAGCACCGGCAGCTCCCTCCCGACCAGATGCCGATTTTTCGTCGCCGCGATCGCGGCCTGTTGCTCCATCAACTCCCGCCGGCGTCGTTCGGCAGTACGCGCGGGCACCTTTCGGGTCAGTTCGTACGAGAGCGTATCCTCCTCATCTGAATAGCTGAAAACGCCCAGCCGGTCGAACTCCATGTCGCGGCAAAATTCCTTCAGCTCCTGAAAGTCTTCTTCGGTTTCGCCGGGATGCCCCACGATCATGGTGGTCCGGAACGTCACTCCCGGAATGCCGGTGCGAATTCGTTCGATCATCCGCTCAAGGCTTTTGCGGTTGCCTCCACGCCTCATCGATTTGAGAACGCGGGCGCCGGCGTGCTGCAGCGGCATGTCGATGTATTTGCAGATCTGCCCATAGGAGTTGATCACCTCCACGAGCCGATCGCTCACCAGATCCGGATAGACATAGAGAAATCGAAGCCAATGGATGCCTTCAACCCCGGCGAGCGCCTCCAACAGGCGGGCCAGCCCGTCGCCGATTCCCAGGTCAAGCCCGAAGCTGGTTGTGTCCTGCGAGACCAGAGTGATCTCTTTGACCCCCTGCGCCGCAAGGCCGCGCGCTTCCTCCACCAGCGATTCGATTTTCCGGCTGCGGAAGGGCCCGCGCAGCTTAGGAATTATGCAGAAAGAGCAGGTGTGGTCACACCCTTCGGCGATCTTGATGTAGGCGGTATAGGCCGGCGTGGCCAGGACTCGCGGTGTTGTGTGATCGTAGAGATAATAGTCGGCGTTGCTGCGCCCGAACGAAGTCGGCGGCAATACGGGATCCCCCGCGACGGCCTGCGTGATCTGCTGCAGCTGGTTCGTCCCAAGGATGGCGTCGACCTCGCCGAGATCGGACTGAATTTCCTTCGGATAGCGTTCAGCCATGCAACCGGTGACAATCAGTCGCCTGCATGCACCCGTCTTCTTCAGCTCTGCCGCTTCGAGTATGGTGTCGATGGATTCTTTTTTTGAGCTTTCGATGAAACTGCACGTGTTGATGACGACGATCTCGGCTTCGGCCGTATCAGTTGTGATGGTATGCCCCGCTTTCTGCAGCAAGCCGAGCATGACCTCGCTGTCGACCAGGTTTTTGGGGCACCCCAGACTGATGAATCCGATCTTTGCCACTCAACCGCTCCCGAGCCCGGGCGCCTCAATGCCACGGGACAATGAATACTAGGCCTTCCGCCCGACTCGTTCAAGTGGCACCCCCGGGGACAAGCAGGATACCAAGACCGCCACGGCTCCCGAAGAGGCAGTTCAGGAGTCTCCCTGGCGTCCAGCCCGGAGTATTTATGGATGTGGGATCAAGATGCAGTTTTGGACGCGGAAAGACGCTGACCTTCGCCGACCGTTCGATCTCGGTCGGCGTGCAGGAACTTTTACCCGCGTCCAATTCTTTTGCTTTTCACGGGCGTGCGGCTCTGCTCCATGAATAATTCACGCCCGGCGGTTTTCTTTTTGCGGGGTGCGCAGCAACCGGAGCAACTCGCGCGCATTGGCGGCGTCGGCTTCCTGGGTCACCTTTCCGAAACGGACCCGATTGTAAAGAGCCGTGAGCGAAGCCAGAGCTGCGCCGAACGGCTCACCCGCGAGGTTCCGGGAAAACTCCAGAGGTGTCTGGCTGTTCCTTCGCTGCCAGCCATGGCTTTGCAGCACGTCGATGGCCTCCCCATAAAAGCTGATGACTTCCGCGCGCTGGTCCCTCCTGATGCGTGTGCGCCCCACCACGCGCCGAAGCCGGCGCATGAGCAGGCGTGGGCGCCTCGACAGGAACGCAACCGTCAGGAGAAGCGCCACCGTAAAGATTGCGAGGATTACCGGCAGGATGACGGCCCGTTGGGGCGAGTGCAGGCTGCTTAGCTGCGCGACGAAGCTCCGGCCGGCTGCGCCGGCATACTCCCGGGCCGACAGTTGGAAGGCTTGAAGCATACCACCCCCTGCCCGGATGAGGCGGGATTGCTTCCGCAGGTCATAGCTGACCACGTGCTCCGACCACCAGAGGTCGCAGGAATCCCCAAACCTCGTGATCGTCTTCCAGAATGCCGGCGTCTGAGGCTCCGATCCGGCCGGCGTGGGATCGAACTCAATCCAGCCGTAGGGGGGAAACCAGGCTTCGACCCAGCTGTGGGCGTTGTACTGGCGCACCGTCCAATGATCGGACAAGCTGTTATATTCTCCAGCTCGAAAGCCGTTGACCAAGCGCGACGGAATGCCGAGCTGCCGGAGCATGACGGCCATCGCCGTGGCGAAGTACTCGCAGTGTCCTCGACGCACATCAAAAAGAAACATTGCCAGCGGATCGGCGCTGTTCGGCGTGCCCTTGAGCTCGAGGCTGTATCCATACGCGGTGCGGAGGTAGCTCTCGAGCGCCCGAGCCTTGGCAAAGCCTGTTACCGCCTCGGCGGTCACGCGCTGTGCCAGTTCCGCTACGCGCGGGTCTTCCTGCGGCAGCTGGAGGCAGCATGCCTCGACCTCTCGCGGCGGCCTGCCGGAATGAGGCGCGATCAGCGCCGGATCGGGCCGGGTGATATCGGACACGACTGAATAGCGGATCGCGCTCTTTCTCTGCGTGAGCGAGTAGATGTTGTCGGAACCGTCGCGCTCGAGCCACCCCAGATCGGGCGAGACCGCCAGCACTTTGTGACTTCCGAAGACAATGTCCGTCGAGATCGGCTCCAGCAGGAACGTCTGCACCAGGACATTCGTTCCTTGCGTGGTTTGCTCCAGCTTGTAATAACCTGCCTGCGTTGGGATCCGATTGCGGTCGGAGCGGCTTCGGCTCCAGGACCTGCCGTCGAAATGGTCCAAAGCGATGCCGCGCCATTTCAAGTCAGGCGGCTGCTGCGCTAGGGGAGCATCGACTTGAACTTTCATCACCAGCTCGTTTGATTCCTGGATGCGGCCTATGTCTCCGAGTTCGACCGTTTCGGAGAAACCGCTGATGATCGCCGGCCGGCCGGCGGGGTAGTGATGGACCCCGAGGGATACCCGCGGAAGAAGAAAGAAGAGCGGAACCGCGAGGATAGCGATCG
Coding sequences within:
- a CDS encoding phosphatidylglycerophosphatase A yields the protein MRERISLFLATGCYIGMIPGAPGTYASLATTLAYYLIYRIYFRILPELHLSVICLITAAGIITSARTSRSLGQEDPHVVVIDEVAGQLTALLFLPISFFNLVAGTFLFRLFDIWKPYPIRRLEPLKNGVGIMADDLLAGVYANIVLHLANRLLHG
- the yacG gene encoding DNA gyrase inhibitor YacG, which codes for MKIKCPKCGKETRLEDNPFRPFCSERCKLLDLGNWLSGSYSIPTVKDQEEDKPADPPKESGDS
- the rimO gene encoding 30S ribosomal protein S12 methylthiotransferase RimO — protein: MAKIGFISLGCPKNLVDSEVMLGLLQKAGHTITTDTAEAEIVVINTCSFIESSKKESIDTILEAAELKKTGACRRLIVTGCMAERYPKEIQSDLGEVDAILGTNQLQQITQAVAGDPVLPPTSFGRSNADYYLYDHTTPRVLATPAYTAYIKIAEGCDHTCSFCIIPKLRGPFRSRKIESLVEEARGLAAQGVKEITLVSQDTTSFGLDLGIGDGLARLLEALAGVEGIHWLRFLYVYPDLVSDRLVEVINSYGQICKYIDMPLQHAGARVLKSMRRGGNRKSLERMIERIRTGIPGVTFRTTMIVGHPGETEEDFQELKEFCRDMEFDRLGVFSYSDEEDTLSYELTRKVPARTAERRRRELMEQQAAIAATKNRHLVGRELPVLVEGPSQESELLLQGRLESQAPEIDGVCLINDSEVGEVNAGEFRVIRITQALEHDLLGTLVR
- a CDS encoding DUF3488 and transglutaminase-like domain-containing protein; translated protein: MSFAGCYKLSIYLLVASGFLAAAATGALNPIVLALLGSVLLAGWFIDTARLRRALPAWAWRGVLLAGLPAWYLDLILLSHSLLLSTLHLMLFAAAVKLLTRQEDRDNVYLYLLSFGVLLTAAVLTSHAVFLLCLFLFLCAALSSLTLFEMKRSSARAREGGVIQPVVIPRSLRGTGFELFAGFPSKAMGALTLLFSVSIAILAVPLFFLLPRVSLGVHHYPAGRPAIISGFSETVELGDIGRIQESNELVMKVQVDAPLAQQPPDLKWRGIALDHFDGRSWSRSRSDRNRIPTQAGYYKLEQTTQGTNVLVQTFLLEPISTDIVFGSHKVLAVSPDLGWLERDGSDNIYSLTQRKSAIRYSVVSDITRPDPALIAPHSGRPPREVEACCLQLPQEDPRVAELAQRVTAEAVTGFAKARALESYLRTAYGYSLELKGTPNSADPLAMFLFDVRRGHCEYFATAMAVMLRQLGIPSRLVNGFRAGEYNSLSDHWTVRQYNAHSWVEAWFPPYGWIEFDPTPAGSEPQTPAFWKTITRFGDSCDLWWSEHVVSYDLRKQSRLIRAGGGMLQAFQLSAREYAGAAGRSFVAQLSSLHSPQRAVILPVILAIFTVALLLTVAFLSRRPRLLMRRLRRVVGRTRIRRDQRAEVISFYGEAIDVLQSHGWQRRNSQTPLEFSRNLAGEPFGAALASLTALYNRVRFGKVTQEADAANARELLRLLRTPQKENRRA